A DNA window from Longimicrobiaceae bacterium contains the following coding sequences:
- a CDS encoding GntR family transcriptional regulator: MARTRRSDGWSEQEVLNLVRGRIIAGIHGGHLDTGDRLPSYREVAEETRADLRLVARVYRRLEEEGLVQVRGRAGVFVAEQERIGGRVLAETARWMVTVLRDAWNRRIAVPELPDFVRRCTESRTVRCACIESTRDQMDAMCIELHQDFGFKTSPLHADRLAPLQVGSIVLERIPREIREADLLVTTTYHAGAVRHLAEVLEKPLAVIRLSAASIREMERRLEEGEITVICVDPGFVERVREVVTVHPERIRGVLVDDREGLAHIDRSRPVLASRAARKLLKGMVPNLLPLAGPAICEESAEELAEALVRLNLEAGREKLQEEEGKGR; the protein is encoded by the coding sequence ATGGCGAGGACCAGGCGCAGCGATGGGTGGTCTGAGCAGGAGGTGCTGAACCTCGTCCGGGGGCGGATCATCGCGGGGATCCACGGTGGGCACCTCGACACCGGCGACCGGCTCCCCTCCTACCGCGAGGTGGCGGAAGAGACCCGCGCGGATCTGCGCCTGGTCGCCCGGGTGTACCGGCGGCTGGAGGAGGAGGGGCTGGTGCAGGTGCGCGGCCGCGCCGGGGTGTTCGTCGCGGAGCAGGAGCGGATCGGCGGCCGTGTGCTGGCCGAGACCGCCCGCTGGATGGTGACGGTCCTGCGTGACGCCTGGAACCGGCGCATCGCGGTGCCGGAGCTGCCCGACTTCGTGCGGCGCTGCACGGAGAGCCGGACGGTTCGGTGCGCCTGCATCGAGTCCACCCGCGACCAGATGGACGCGATGTGCATCGAGCTCCACCAGGACTTCGGCTTCAAGACGTCGCCCCTCCACGCCGACCGCCTCGCGCCGCTCCAGGTGGGGAGCATCGTGCTCGAGCGGATTCCGCGCGAGATCCGGGAGGCCGACCTCCTGGTGACGACCACCTACCACGCGGGCGCCGTGCGGCACCTGGCGGAGGTTCTCGAGAAGCCGCTCGCGGTGATCCGCCTCAGCGCGGCGTCCATCCGCGAGATGGAGCGCCGCCTGGAGGAGGGGGAGATCACGGTGATCTGCGTGGACCCCGGCTTCGTGGAGCGGGTGCGGGAGGTGGTGACCGTTCACCCCGAGCGGATCCGGGGGGTGCTCGTCGACGACCGGGAGGGGCTCGCGCACATCGACCGGAGCCGCCCGGTCCTGGCTTCCCGCGCCGCCCGCAAGCTCCTGAAGGGCATGGTTCCCAACCTGCTGCCGCTGGCGGGGCCGGCGATCTGCGAGGAGTCCGCGGAGGAGCTCGCCGAGGCGCTGGTCCGCCTCAACCTGGAGGCAGGCCGTGAGAAGCTCCAGGAGGAGGAGGGAAAGGGACGCTGA